GTTGCCTTTGGGCTCGATACAACCACACGGCTGGCTGCTTAATCAGTTGGAGATCCAGGCCAAGGGGCTCACTGGGCATCTCGATGAGACGTGGGCGGATGTTGGGCCTAACAGCGGCTGGCTTGGCGGTACTGGCGAATCATGGGAGCGCGGTCCTTATTATCTTGACGGGCTTGTGCCGCTTGCTTATCTGCTGGATGATGCGCGGCTCAAGACCAAGGCACAGCGATACATCGATTGGGTACTGGAGCATCAGGCTGCGGATGGAATGATCGGCCCTGTATCGAATAATGATTGGTGGCCGCGCTTCGTGATGCTTAAGGTGTTGACTCAGTATGCCGAGCTTACGAACGATCCGCGCGTTGTTCCAGTGATGGACAAATACTTCCGCTATCAGTTGCAGGAATTGCCTAAACGTCCGTTGATCGACTGGGGGAAATTTCGTTGGCAGGATGCAGTTCTCAGCGTGATCTGGCTATATAACCGGACAGGATCGGCATATCTACTGGATCTCGCACGGATGCTGCATCAGCAAGGCTTCGATTGGGAAGGCCAGTATGCTGATTTCAAATATACGAAGCGCATTACGGCGCAGTACATCAAGCTTGGAGAAGGCGAAGGGCTCAAGGATCTGGCGCTTTCAACACACGGTGTAAATAACGGTCAGGCGATCAAGACCGGACCGGTATGGTCTCTTGTTTCCGGATCTAAGACCGATCGCGCTGCCGTGCTACAGATGATTTCGGAACTGAATAAGTACCACGGATTGCCGAATGGAATGTTCTCTTGCGATGAGCATCTGGCGGGGCTCGATCCATCGCAGGGCTCTGAGCTTTGCACTGTTGTTGAATATATGTTCTCGCTGGAGCAATCGCTTGCTATTCTAGGCGATCCTGTACTTGGCGACATGCTGGAGAGACTTGCATTTAATGCGCTGCCAGGCACACTGACAGATGATATGTGGGCTCATCAATATAACCAGGAGCCGAATCAGGTTGAGTGTAGCCTGCATCAAAAGCCGTGGACAACGGATGGTCCTGAGTCAAACCTGTTTGGGTTAGAGCCTAACTTTGGATGCTGCACGGCCAACTATCACCAGGGATGGCCGAAGTTTGCCAACAGCCTCTTCATGCTTTCAGGTGCGGGAGATGACACATCTCAGGATGGGCTTGTAGCTGCGGTCTATGCGCCGTGCGAGGTTCATACAATTCTGCGCGGCATACCTGTTCATGTTGTTGAAGAGACGGAGTACCCGTTTCGCGAAACAGTGCATTTCACGATCACTCCTGCTGCTCCGCTGAACTTTCCATTGCAGCTTCGCATTCCTGCATGGGCTGCCGGGACAACCATCCTGGTAAACGGCGAGCACGCATTGAAGCCGGAGGCAGGATCGTTTGCACGCATTGAACGTACGTGGAAGCCTGGTGATCGGGTTACGATTACGTTTCCGATGAGCCCGCGTGTTTCGCGCTGGTTCAATAATTCCGTTGCTGTAGAGCGAGGACCTTTGGTCTTTTCGTATGGAATTGGAGAGAGTTGGGTGAAGCTTCGCGATCGCGGCATGACTGCGGATTGGCAGGTATTTCCAACCACACAATGGAATTATGCATTGAGCATCCAAATCGACAAGCTAGATAAGAGCATTGTTGTGTCTGAATCCGCGGTGATCGAAGGCCCATTCACTGCGCGCAATGTTCCTGTGCAACTCAAAGTGAAGGCACGAAAGCTAACGGAGTGGCGTGCTGAAGATGGTGCAGCCAACGTATTGCCGATCAGTCCGGTTATAAGTGACCAGCCTGAGGAGACGATCACACTGATTCCGTATGCGGCTGCAAAGCTGCGCATTACTGCTTTTCCCCATTGCGGAAACTAAGAAGATGCCTGCATTTGTATCTTGTTTTATAACTCTTTAGTTCTTCGTTGATCACAATAGATACATTCGATAAAATGATGCTCCTCTCGATTTGATGGCGATCTTCTCGTCGAGAGGAGCGCTGCAATTTTCGGCACATCCTTATTATTTCCAGATGAAAATACATTCGATGGTGCGCGATTTGCAAAATGATGGTATCGTTCCCACGAACTGGATTGTTACGAAATTATCGATCTCTTTTCGGAAAAAGACCGTGACGAGATCGTCGTGGCAAACCAGGTTCGACTCAATCGAATTGAAATAAATTCAGCTAAGAGGAGAGGCCCCCACTCATGCTTAGACTTGCAAGGAACTTACGCATAGTCATGCTCGCAATTACCGTCGTAGTGCTGCTTGGATCCGTGTTCCCCGCTGATGCGCAAAGAACACCACTGCAAGCATCTCAGGTCGCCCCCGCGAGTGCTCACATGCTCAGCCGTGTCCCTGAATCTCAGACTTTGCGGCTCAATCTCTCGCTTCCTTTGCGCAACCAGCAACAACTCAAAGCATTGCTGCAGCAGATACAAACTCCTGGCAGCCCCCAGTATCGCAAGTACCTGACGGTGCAGGAATTCACGGCTCAATTTGGACCGTCTGCAACCGACTATGCCAAAGTCCTCAGCTTTGCAAAAGCTCATCGATTGAACGTGGTTCGAACTTTTTCCAATCGTCTGGTTGTCAACGTCAGCGGATCCGCATCCGATATCGGCGAGGCCTTCCATGTGAATATGCAACGCTATCAGCATCCGACAGAAAATCGCGTTTTCTATGCTCCGGATGTGGAGCCGACAATCGATACGGGAGTTCCGATTCTAACTGTAGATGGTCTTACGGATCTGAATCTGCCGCACCCAATGTTGAAGCATGCTGAAGCAGATACGGTGCATAGCGATCAGACTGGTTCTGGCCAGGGAGGTCAGTTTCTCGGCAGCGATATGCGCGCTGCTTATGCCCCTGGAGTCAAGCTTGACGGGGCCGGCCAGACGGTAGGACTGGTCGAACTCGGACCCTATAATCTAAGCGATGTACAGCTGTACTTTAGTACCGTGAATCAACCATTGAACGTGCCCATCTACAACGTATTGCTCGACGTTGATGGAGTTTGTTCCGGCATCCCGGCAAGCGGCGGATGCGATGACGGAGAAGAGGTCATCGATATCGAACAGGCTATCTCCATGGCGCCTAATCTCTCCGGCCTGATTGTCTATGAGGCTTACGGATCAGGCAGCGACGCGCTGACCGCATTTGCGCAGGCTGCGAGCGATAACGTTGCCAAGCAGCTTAGTTTGTCCTTTGGATTTGGTGGCACTCCGAGCACTGAACCTGGGTATGAGCAGGTCTTCATGGAGCTGGCAGCCCAGGGGCAAAACCTATTCATTGCTTCTGGTGACTCAGGCGCAAACGTTGGTGGTGTAGGCTACCCAGGCAATAGTCCTAACGTTACTGACGTAGGCGGCACGGATCTAACAACAGCGACTGCCGGTGGTCCGTGGCAATCCGAAACAGCGTGGGTCGGCAGCGGTGGCGGATGGAGCACGCAGTCTCCTATTCCTACATATCAAGTACCTGTAATCAACAGCACGAACCAGGGATCGACATCGTTTCGAAACATTCCAGACATCTCAATGGAAGCCAACACGGATAACTTCTTCTGCGCCAATGGGCAATGTTCGGGAGGTATTGGAGGCACGAGCCTCGCGGCACCACGCTGGGCGGGATTTTTATCCCTGGTGAACGAGCAAGCCAATGGTGTTCCAGTTCCCTTTCTCAACACCACTTTTTATCCTCTCGGCCAGACGTCGAGTTACGACATGGACTTTCATGACATAACTCAAGGCAATGACTTCAATAGCGATAGTCCTAACCTGTTTACGGCTTCGGTTGGTTACGATCTGACATCGGGATGGGGCTCGCCAAATGGTCAGGCGATGATCGACACGCTCGCACCCGTCAGTGCAACCAGCGCTAATTTTTCGTTGACTGCATCCAAGTTGACTCTGGAACTTACACCCGGAGCCACGGGCACAAGCACAATCAACGTTATGCCAATGAACGGTTTTGACGGCGCGGTAGATCTATCGGTAAATGCAATCGGAATGCCCGCCGGTGTGACTGCTACTTTGAGCCAAAGCGCGATCACCGGTCCTGGTTCAGCTACGCTGACTGTCTCAACCACGGGCGCTACTCCTGGTGGCAACTCCGTTGTCGCTGTTACTGGCGTCAGTGGAGGCATAAGCCATACGGTGTATGTCCAGTTGGCACTGCCCGACTTCAGTTTTGCTGTCACACCGACAGTTATCTATCTCAACCAGGGAGCGACAGCCACAGGCAGCGTCAGCGTAACACCTCTGAACGGTTTCCCAGGCAAGGTTTCATTGTCATCGCAGGAGGCTCTACCTGCGGGTGTCAGCGCAACATTCAGGCCTACCGCTACCAACACCAGCAGTAAGCTGATCTTGAGCGCGAACAGGTCCGCTACGACCGGAATAGGAAATCTGCTGTCAGTAAGTGGGACATCAGGAAACATACAACACACTGTGTCTTCCGTTCAATTTTCAGTAAGTGCTGCGTTAGGAGATTGCGGTGCCGGTATTCCTGTGAATCTATCGTCGGCATATAACTTGAATGGTCTATACACGGATGGAACGGCCTTCACGAACGGCGGTCTGGATGGGGATGGATTTGCTTTCTCTTCAAACATATTGACTGAGTCGAGAGTGTTGAGCGATGTGCTCTTCCGCTTCGGTCCGGCCAATGCAGCCAACGCCATCTTTGGCGCGGGCCAGACGATTAAGCTTCCTTCAGGCAACTTCTCATCGCTGCAACTGTTGGCTACCGGCATCAACGGCAACCAGTCCAATCAGATCATAACTGTGACTTATTCGGACGGTACCACTTCCAAATTCGCGCAGAGCTTCAGCGATTGGTTCTCGCCCTCTGAAAACCCAAGTGAGCAAGAAGCAGTCGCCATGCCCTACCGCGATTCAGCAACGGGCACGACAGACCAAAGACCGTTCAACCTGTATGGATATACTCTCGTTCTCAATCGTGACAAGCGTGTCACGAGTATTACTCTTCCAAACAATCGGAACGTAGTGATTCTCGCTGCAACGCTTACAGAGCAGGCCCTGGGAACGCAGGTCAATCTAGCCTCCGCCTATAACGCGGCGGGTATCTACACCGACGGCACTACCTTTGCTGCAGATGGTGGTATTGACGGGGGTGGAGCTGCTTATTCGGCGAATCTATTAGGCAATCAATCCGGCCCATCCAATCTTGTTGTCAACACTCAGAACTTCAATCTGGCAGCACCCAATGTCTCCAATGTGGTTTTCGGCACAGGGCTGCCTATTTCCTTGCCGCAGGGCCATTTCACCACTCTTCACATACTTGGAACAGGGGTCCAGGGCAACCAGACGGATCAGTCTGTGATTGTGACGTACACCGATGGAACCAAGGCTACTTTCACGCAGAGCTTCAGCGATTGGTTCAGTCCACAGGGCTATCCAGGTGAGGCGAAGGCGATGAAAATGCCTTATCGAGACCTGAACGATGGAAGCCAGAATGCCCAAACCTTTAACCTGTACGAATACACATTCACCATCAACCCATTCAAGACTGTTAAGTCTCTGACACTTCCAAACAATCGATTTGTAATTGCAGCATCCGTGACCTTGTCTCTCGACTTGCTTCAGGATGTCGAAGGGCTACTCTGCCAGGGCCACAGCGTATTACCCATACGGAAGTAAAGAGTCAGGCAGTCGCACGAACATTGACTCTTGAATAGATTCAACGGCCCATCCGCAAAGGATGGGCCTCTTTTTGCCTCATCTTTTTATGCCTAAGAGTGTGTTGAATCTTCAGGCGAAAACGCGTATCCATAGATAGGTACGGATGAACTTCCAATTTATTTATTCATGAAGGGACAGGATTATGGCAGACAAATTGATTTTTATTACCGGGGTTAGTTCCGGACTTGGCGAGGCCCTGGCAACCGAAGCTCTGACACAGGGATGGCGAGTAGTTGGCACAGTGCGCAGCGAAGAGGCGCGGAAGAGCTTTGAAGCCAAGGCTGCCGGTCGGGCATTTGGTCGTGTGCTTGATGTAACCGACATTGCTGCGATTCCTAAAGTGACTGCTGAGATCGAAGAGACGATCGGCGCTATTGATGTTCTAGTGAACAATGCTGGATACGGAATGGAGGGACCTGTCGAGGAGTCTTCGCTCGATGAGATTCGCCGTCAGTTCGAGGTGAATGTTTTTGGTGCTGTGGCTGTAACGCAGGCGGTGCTGCCGTTTATGCGGAAGCGCCGCTCTGGCCGCATTCTCAACATCACATCGATGGGTGGGCTCGTGACGTTTCCGGGAGTAGGCATCTATAACGGGAGCAAATTTGCATTGGAGGGTATTTCCGAGGCTCTTGGAAAAGAAGTGAAAGAGTTCGGCATTTTTGTGACAGCGGTCGAACCGGGCATGTTTCGTACGGACTGGGCAGGACGCTCGATGACGCGCGCACCGCGTTCGATCTCCGATTACGACCAGATATTCGAACCACAGCGCGAAATGCGACAGCAGCGCAGCGGCAAACAAAACGGAGATCCGGCGAAGGCTGCTAAAGCCATGCTGACGATCATTGCGTACCCCAATCCTCCTGCACATCTCCTGCTCGGGCCGGACGCTGTGAAGTTCGTTATCGACAAGCTCGATGCACTTAAAGCTGAGATCGAAGCGTGGCGCGACCTATCGATCTCTACTAATTTCGACACGGTTTAAGGAACAGATCTGTATCCCATGACGCTATTGAAGTCCACACCTGAAGCAATGCTCTAATGCCCTACCGCTTCAGGTGCCGGCTTCTCGCGCTTCTTTGGCAGGCGCATGAGGAAAGGCAACGGAACGAGGAAGAAGAGCAGCGCTGATAGCAGGACGAAAGCGTTCTTATAGCTGAGCATCGTGGCCTGAAGCTGCATCTGAAGATAAGCCTGCCCCATCGCCGTTTGTGCTGCCTGTGCGACGGACATTCCGCGCCCGACTAGTAGTGTCTGCATACGGGTAATGTAGATGTTATATGCGACACTGCCGCGAACAACATTCGAACCGAGGACCTGTTGATGCGTCTGCGATGTGCGGGCGATGAAGGTGGTAAGCAACGCTGTGCCTGCACTGCCGCCGATGTTACGGGCGAAGTTAGACAGGCTGGATATCTGGTTACTCTTCTCCGCAGGCACGCCGACATAGTTAAGCGTGCTGATCGGGATGAAGATAAAAGGGAGCGCCATCATCTGAAAAATGCGCCAGAGTGTGGCGGTTCCGTAGGATGTAGTCAGGTCGAGCCGGGTGAGGTTGTAGACTCCTACCGCGGTACAAAAGTAGCCAAAAGCTGCCATTGCACGAGCGTCGACCTTGCCCAGAGTCTTGCCTGCAATCATCATCATGATGATGAGCACAAAGCCTGCCGGAGACAGCACCATGCCGGCGCGTTCTGCCGTATAGCCGAGCAGGGATTGCAGGTATTGAGGAATGAGCACGGTAGAGCCAAATAACACCATGCCGAGAACGAGTTGGAGAAAGACGGCTGTACCAAAGTTACGATTCTTGAGCAGCTTTATATCGACGATTGGGTCGGGGTGCTTCCACTCCCAATAGACGAACCAGATAAGCAGAACAATGGCAGCGGTGAATGAGACGCGAATGCCGGTGTCGCTGAACCAATCCTTCTCCTGCCCTTTGTCCAGGGTGAATTCAAGCAGGCCAACGCCGAGAGCGACTAATCCAAGGCCCATGAAGTCGATTTTGAGATGCTTTGAAGCTTCTTTCCGAGCGACGAGATGTGGTGGGTCTTCGACCATCCTATTTGAGAGAAAGAGTGAGAGTAGACCAACGGGCAGATTGATGAAGAATATCCAATGCCAGTTGAAGTTATCCGTGATCCAGCCGCCAAGCGTGGGCCCGATAGCGGGCGCAAAGACCACAGCCATACCGTAAACAGCGAATGCCTGACCGCGTTTCTCGATGGGGAAGGTGTCGGCCAGGATCGCCTGTTCGCTGGGTGCGAGGCCGCCGCCGCCGAGCCCTTGCAGAACACGGGCGAGGATGAGAAAGGGCAACGTTGGCGCAAGGCCGCAAAGCAAAGAGCAAACGGTGAACATAACCACGCAGGTCATGTAGAAGCGCTTGCGGCCGAAACGGTTGGAGAGCCAGCCTGAAATCGGCAGAATGATCGCACTGGCCACGAGGTAGCTGGTCAGTACCCAGGTCGCCTCGTCCTGGCTGGCGCCGAGCGAACCGGCAATATGAGGCAGCGCAACGTTAGCGATAGATGTATCGAGCACCTCCATAAACGTAGCCAGGGTGACAGTAAGGGCGACCGCCCAGGGATTGTGCTTTGGCTTCCATTGCGGAAGCGAATATGCTTGAGTCGCCATATCAGTATGCTGATATCATATCAGGAGACTGATATGGCTAGACGAACGCCCAATGAATTAGAGGAAAGCCGGCGACACGCGGCGAAACTGATGAAGCGCATCATGGCGCAGCTACGCGCCTCGATGGATGAGAGATTGCGTCCCTATGGGGTCACGACTGCGCAGATCAGGCTGCTATTTGCCATCCACACTGCCCCCGGCAGTTCCGGGGCACAACTGTCCCGGCAGTGCGAGGTAACACCGCAATCGGCGCAGGTGCTTATCCAGCGCGCTGAAGAAGCCGGTTGGATTGTGCGAGGTAAAGACAGCATCAATGATCGTATTGTGACTGCTTCGCTGACGCCTGCCGGAGAAGAACTATTGAAAATTGCCGATGGCCTCATGAGAAGCATCGAAGCGAAACTGTGGCAGAAGATTCCGCCGTCGGAGATCAATTGTGTTATCGAGGTGCTGGAGAAGTGCCTGCTTAATGTCAGCCACGAATAATAGCGTCGCTTCCCTTCTTTGTCTTATGACTAAAAGAGTGATTGCTGCCCTGTCTTCTTCGCTTTTTTATTTTCACGGCGATCGTCGAAAACGGTTCTGCCGCCTACAGACTTTGAGATATGGCGCTCATGCGTCAAGGCTGCGTTGAAGTCTGCAAGCGGTTGTCGCTCTTCTTCGACTGTTCGTGTCAGGCGATCAAGGCGCTTGAAGCCGTCTACTTTTTCCGCATGTCCTAATCGGGCGGCTTCTAAAGAACGTCGCAATATCGCCAATGACTCATCATATGTTTTTAGAGGCACCGGGAATGGGTGCCCATCTTTGCCTCCGAGTGCGAAGGAAAAGCGAGCTGGATCGGAGAATCGACTTGACGCTCCATGTACAACCTCGGCGATCAATGCGAGGGATTGCAGCGTCCGCGGCCCTAATCCCTCTACGAGCAGGAGCGAAGCAAAGTCGCGCAATTCCTGTTCATGCGCGACGGCGAGGACTGCCCCCAGTCGCTTCAGGTCAATGTCTTTTGCCTGAACGTCGTGATGCGCGGGCATTATCAGTTTGCGTGCATCGTTCAAAGACTTCTCGATCGGTTCCTTCGCAATGGCGAGGAGAGCGCCTTGAGCCTTCGCGGCGCGCGCGTCAACTAAATTCAGAATCGTACCTTGAGGCCTACCTAGAATCGCCGTATGCGGATCGGATACAAAGCTTCGGACGGCTGCGGAGTGCCAATGATACCGGCGGGCCAGATGGTTCTCAGGATTCATTCCCTGCTGCACCACTGTCCACTCGCCG
This DNA window, taken from Acidicapsa ligni, encodes the following:
- a CDS encoding DHA2 family efflux MFS transporter permease subunit; its protein translation is MATQAYSLPQWKPKHNPWAVALTVTLATFMEVLDTSIANVALPHIAGSLGASQDEATWVLTSYLVASAIILPISGWLSNRFGRKRFYMTCVVMFTVCSLLCGLAPTLPFLILARVLQGLGGGGLAPSEQAILADTFPIEKRGQAFAVYGMAVVFAPAIGPTLGGWITDNFNWHWIFFINLPVGLLSLFLSNRMVEDPPHLVARKEASKHLKIDFMGLGLVALGVGLLEFTLDKGQEKDWFSDTGIRVSFTAAIVLLIWFVYWEWKHPDPIVDIKLLKNRNFGTAVFLQLVLGMVLFGSTVLIPQYLQSLLGYTAERAGMVLSPAGFVLIIMMMIAGKTLGKVDARAMAAFGYFCTAVGVYNLTRLDLTTSYGTATLWRIFQMMALPFIFIPISTLNYVGVPAEKSNQISSLSNFARNIGGSAGTALLTTFIARTSQTHQQVLGSNVVRGSVAYNIYITRMQTLLVGRGMSVAQAAQTAMGQAYLQMQLQATMLSYKNAFVLLSALLFFLVPLPFLMRLPKKREKPAPEAVGH
- a CDS encoding MarR family winged helix-turn-helix transcriptional regulator, translating into MARRTPNELEESRRHAAKLMKRIMAQLRASMDERLRPYGVTTAQIRLLFAIHTAPGSSGAQLSRQCEVTPQSAQVLIQRAEEAGWIVRGKDSINDRIVTASLTPAGEELLKIADGLMRSIEAKLWQKIPPSEINCVIEVLEKCLLNVSHE
- a CDS encoding oxidoreductase, which translates into the protein MADKLIFITGVSSGLGEALATEALTQGWRVVGTVRSEEARKSFEAKAAGRAFGRVLDVTDIAAIPKVTAEIEETIGAIDVLVNNAGYGMEGPVEESSLDEIRRQFEVNVFGAVAVTQAVLPFMRKRRSGRILNITSMGGLVTFPGVGIYNGSKFALEGISEALGKEVKEFGIFVTAVEPGMFRTDWAGRSMTRAPRSISDYDQIFEPQREMRQQRSGKQNGDPAKAAKAMLTIIAYPNPPAHLLLGPDAVKFVIDKLDALKAEIEAWRDLSISTNFDTV
- a CDS encoding DUF763 domain-containing protein, encoding MKRSGTADLPLHGGRVPPWLANRMTELCTAIAEHIILEYGTGEFLTRLSDPFWFQAFGCVMGMDWHSSGITTSVMGALKRGLNPRFAELGLAVCGGRGRHSVRTPDELRAFSMKIGLDGEALARTSRLTARIDNNAVADGFQLYLHSFVITGSGEWTVVQQGMNPENHLARRYHWHSAAVRSFVSDPHTAILGRPQGTILNLVDARAAKAQGALLAIAKEPIEKSLNDARKLIMPAHHDVQAKDIDLKRLGAVLAVAHEQELRDFASLLLVEGLGPRTLQSLALIAEVVHGASSRFSDPARFSFALGGKDGHPFPVPLKTYDESLAILRRSLEAARLGHAEKVDGFKRLDRLTRTVEEERQPLADFNAALTHERHISKSVGGRTVFDDRRENKKAKKTGQQSLF
- a CDS encoding S53 family peptidase, coding for MLAITVVVLLGSVFPADAQRTPLQASQVAPASAHMLSRVPESQTLRLNLSLPLRNQQQLKALLQQIQTPGSPQYRKYLTVQEFTAQFGPSATDYAKVLSFAKAHRLNVVRTFSNRLVVNVSGSASDIGEAFHVNMQRYQHPTENRVFYAPDVEPTIDTGVPILTVDGLTDLNLPHPMLKHAEADTVHSDQTGSGQGGQFLGSDMRAAYAPGVKLDGAGQTVGLVELGPYNLSDVQLYFSTVNQPLNVPIYNVLLDVDGVCSGIPASGGCDDGEEVIDIEQAISMAPNLSGLIVYEAYGSGSDALTAFAQAASDNVAKQLSLSFGFGGTPSTEPGYEQVFMELAAQGQNLFIASGDSGANVGGVGYPGNSPNVTDVGGTDLTTATAGGPWQSETAWVGSGGGWSTQSPIPTYQVPVINSTNQGSTSFRNIPDISMEANTDNFFCANGQCSGGIGGTSLAAPRWAGFLSLVNEQANGVPVPFLNTTFYPLGQTSSYDMDFHDITQGNDFNSDSPNLFTASVGYDLTSGWGSPNGQAMIDTLAPVSATSANFSLTASKLTLELTPGATGTSTINVMPMNGFDGAVDLSVNAIGMPAGVTATLSQSAITGPGSATLTVSTTGATPGGNSVVAVTGVSGGISHTVYVQLALPDFSFAVTPTVIYLNQGATATGSVSVTPLNGFPGKVSLSSQEALPAGVSATFRPTATNTSSKLILSANRSATTGIGNLLSVSGTSGNIQHTVSSVQFSVSAALGDCGAGIPVNLSSAYNLNGLYTDGTAFTNGGLDGDGFAFSSNILTESRVLSDVLFRFGPANAANAIFGAGQTIKLPSGNFSSLQLLATGINGNQSNQIITVTYSDGTTSKFAQSFSDWFSPSENPSEQEAVAMPYRDSATGTTDQRPFNLYGYTLVLNRDKRVTSITLPNNRNVVILAATLTEQALGTQVNLASAYNAAGIYTDGTTFAADGGIDGGGAAYSANLLGNQSGPSNLVVNTQNFNLAAPNVSNVVFGTGLPISLPQGHFTTLHILGTGVQGNQTDQSVIVTYTDGTKATFTQSFSDWFSPQGYPGEAKAMKMPYRDLNDGSQNAQTFNLYEYTFTINPFKTVKSLTLPNNRFVIAASVTLSLDLLQDVEGLLCQGHSVLPIRK
- a CDS encoding glycoside hydrolase family 127 protein, with amino-acid sequence MSPIAESLFNRRRFLNHLGILGIASSLSMGDLAFASDISGRVGSVSPSTAAPAIRNRAPLAASAFSLLPLGSIQPHGWLLNQLEIQAKGLTGHLDETWADVGPNSGWLGGTGESWERGPYYLDGLVPLAYLLDDARLKTKAQRYIDWVLEHQAADGMIGPVSNNDWWPRFVMLKVLTQYAELTNDPRVVPVMDKYFRYQLQELPKRPLIDWGKFRWQDAVLSVIWLYNRTGSAYLLDLARMLHQQGFDWEGQYADFKYTKRITAQYIKLGEGEGLKDLALSTHGVNNGQAIKTGPVWSLVSGSKTDRAAVLQMISELNKYHGLPNGMFSCDEHLAGLDPSQGSELCTVVEYMFSLEQSLAILGDPVLGDMLERLAFNALPGTLTDDMWAHQYNQEPNQVECSLHQKPWTTDGPESNLFGLEPNFGCCTANYHQGWPKFANSLFMLSGAGDDTSQDGLVAAVYAPCEVHTILRGIPVHVVEETEYPFRETVHFTITPAAPLNFPLQLRIPAWAAGTTILVNGEHALKPEAGSFARIERTWKPGDRVTITFPMSPRVSRWFNNSVAVERGPLVFSYGIGESWVKLRDRGMTADWQVFPTTQWNYALSIQIDKLDKSIVVSESAVIEGPFTARNVPVQLKVKARKLTEWRAEDGAANVLPISPVISDQPEETITLIPYAAAKLRITAFPHCGN